gacaacgaattggCTTGTGAGTGACTATTAGGTATTTCTGGCCATCAATGAATAcggatgttaactcctgggccagacagggcatcgcgtgccagaagtgtaaagtcaccaagcatgtACAGAAAGAGGTAGGTTCATTTCGCGTGGATTCTTCCCGGAGGTTCTTGCAGCCCATATGAAGTGCTGAACAgaggggagcacttctttaggcttgatgTCGGTGGCGGGCCCAAAAACATCTCCGTGTCTCCGTGTTAAAGCCTTTTGTCTCCGGAGCTGAGGTTTCAGAGAGGAGTGCACGGCGCGTGAGATTTAATCTGCGCCCCTAAAGTTGGCAGGCCAGGAGTCGGGTTTGTTACTGAAACACAGTATTAGCTGGTGGTAGGGTAGTGTGGAGGCACAGGCTAATTAAGACGGATTCGTCCGGGCTGGGAGCGTGAGAGGCTTGCCTACCTGCGAGGAGCGGGGTGAGAGTCACGAGGCTGGCGGAGCAATCCGGAAATAAAAAAGTTAGTGAGAATTgatgtagaaaaataaaaaaggctCAATCATGTTTTTCTCTTCTGTACATACTAACTCATCCGCAGTTTATATACTAATTAgaaatcattatcaacggcgcaacaaccggtatccggcctaggcctgccttagtaaggaattccagacatttcggttttgcgccgaagtccaccaattcgatatccctaaaagctgtttggcgccctgcttacgccatcgctccatatcaggcagggtgtgcctcgtcttctttttctaccatagatattgcccttttagacgggctgaatcatcctcatccatacagattaagtgacccgcccacagtaacctattgagctggattttatccacaacttgacggtcatggtatcgctcatagatttcgtcgttatgtaggctacggaatcgtctatactcatataggaggccaaaaattcttctctcgaacgcgaccaagagttcacaatttttcttgctaagaacccaagtctccgaggaatacatgaggactggcaagatcattgtcttgtacagtaagagctgcggaacagtttttgtaggtgCAGTAAGAgctgcggaacagtttttgtaggctctgttggctgccaataaccatgcgcggatttcagagccgtagctgttattggttgtgatttgtacgtctcgggtggttgttccgatgatgtcgatatcgtcagtataggccagtagttgggtggacttaaagaagatcgtacctcttgcatttacctcagcatcacggatcactttgtcgagggccttgtcgtagaccgtggttgatgtcgaatggtcttgagagtaatcctgctgcttttatctgacctcgcacattgatcagggtcagcctagtcagtcttatcaattatcgttgggataccgaattctctcatggccgtgtccagttttaccctgggtatgctatcataggcggcttaaaatcgatgaatagatggtgcaactgatatccatattcaaacagtttttccatcacttgccgcacagaaaaaatctgatctgttgctgatttgtctggagtgaagcttctttgttatgggccaatgattttctgggcgtatggggctatccggcctagcaagataggggagaatattttgtagatggtactcagcaacgcgataactctataattgctccctttttatataagagacagataatgcctcgttgccagtcgtcaggcattgattcgctgtcccacaccttgagcacaagttgatgaaccacttagttcatcaaagtacttttcgagttcgagGGAGCTGGTTCTCCCTGGctatctttttccgtctgtgaagtcgcttctccgctcgccggagttcgtgataagtctccgcgcgtgcccgcatcctttgagaatACAGCATTATTTCGTTCCgaagctagcttacattcatcgtcaaaccagtcgttcagACTAtttctgcggctggggccaaatatgtttgtggccgtatttataataacgttcttcagatgattgtgaagatcatttgttaatgcttcatctccaggatctctgttgactgaggttattgcggcattcatgtCCCtcctataggtgtcgcggagggttgtgttgtggatggcttcagtgttcactctcacctgattgtcagaggggattctaggtggtattgttcttcgagctcggagcaccatgcgagatagtgatccgagtctatattggcccccctatatgttctgacattcatcaaggctaagaggtggcggcgttcgatcaacacgtggtcaatttggttgaaagtggtcccgtctggagaggcccacgtatgtttgtggaccgctttccgcgcaaaccaggtacttccaacaaccatttcgcgtgaccctgctaattgaataatccgcagtccgttatcatttgtactttgatataagctatgggaaccaacgtatcgcctcaatacgggctccgtccctacttggttgaagtccccaagtatgactttgatatcacacctgggacaggcttcgagggtttgttctactgcctcgttcgcttatgttttcaaagtcgataacagcagttttcattttttggttgactaagaaaactactctgagcatatggtttaccggatggccactataatatatgatgtagtggttctttttcaggaaaccgatctctgtccagcgcatcttttGCAAAGCTGTTAACATCAACCccatattgagacagggtatcggctaggccCATTATTCAATGCAAgcgcaataataatatattttaaacaaaaaattaaagaaatattaCGCGAACGTTTATTTTCTTTACTTTCAGTTCAACTTTCAAAGAGTTTGCTGtttgcatttcaaaatttgaGACATTTCAAACAACAAAATTCTCACCATTTACCCAATGATCAAACCAGTGTGGATTCACAATACAAAttatccaattggatttttcGTCTATAATCCACTGTCCAAATCATCCACACCAATTCACCAATTGTACTGTCAAACTTCGAAGCACCTCGCAATCTCTCTTTCTCGCTTTGTGTACAaaacaccacacacacacacacccaccCTGAAAATCAATGCAACgcaaatcaaatcaatacaACTTCATCAAATGCAATTCGCTCTCGCGAACGCGGGGAAATTGGCATGAAATCGCCAGCGGAGGCGACAATTCTCTCTTCATCCGACACGTCTGTTGGCAAACTTTCACTCGCTCTCGCAGCAAATCTCCCCACAGCAAACACCTTTGCTTGCTTGTGTCAGTAATCGAGTGCGTGTCGTCATCGACGTCGCCTGCTGTCGCCATTTAACCCATTTATGCCAAAATGGCCTCATCGTCTGTCGTCAGTTCTGTACAGTTTTGAGAGTTTCAAGTGTAAATTCAAGTTTCTAGTCGGCGGGTTCGCCACAAAAATGGCAATGCTGAACGTGAACGCGAAACTAACGCAGAAAGCGATCAAAAGGAATCAGGAAAACATGCCTTACTCGCAAATACATTCGTGGATGAATGGTGGGTGTCCGTTTGTCTGTTCGGTGACGGGCAGACAATGCCCGATTTCGTTGTTTAGAGTCAATGAGGGACCGCGTGAAAGTTTCATAACGTGGAAGACACTAATTGTCTTTTTTTGATGTTCTGTCGTTTCAGTGGAGACACTAAACAATGGCTCGTTGCTGCTGTCGCCGCCACACAACACGTCTTCGTCGTCACATCAACGGGACAACATGCAGGTGACGCAGCCAGTGAGCGCCCCGTCCTCACCGTTGGCCTCGCCTGGTGCGGTGAGCAGCTCGCCATCGTCATTCTGCATGCCATCGAGCGGTGGCGGCTCCTCCAGCACCGTCGACACCGCCGACCCCAATTGGCAAGCGACCAAAGCCACCGTGCTCGAGCGAAATGCTGCAATGTTCAACAATGAACTGATGGCCGACGTGAAATTCGTCGTTGGCTGCGATGGTAAGAGTCTGCGGGCATGTCCCGCCCAGTCCAGGGACCTTGGACACTCACCCCGAAAATTGATTTATCTTTCAGATAACATCCAGACGATTCCAGCGCACAAGTACATTTTGGCAACAGGAAGTTCCGTGTTCTATGCCATGTTCTACGGCGGCCTGGCCGAGAATAAGCAGGAGATTAAGGTGCCGGACGTGGAACCTTCCGCGTTTTTAACATTGCTCAAGTAAGGACATGAACTCTGTTGAAATTAATCCTTCTCTGATCGCAAAACTTGTCTCTCTTCCTTCCCTAGGTATCTCTATTGCGATGAAATCCATCTGGAGCCGGACAACATCCTCGCAACCCTGTACGCAGCTAAAAAGTACATCGTTCCGCACTTGGCGCGAGCCTGCGTTAATTATTTGGAAGTTAGTCTGACGGCAAAAAACGCATGTCTACTTCTCAGTCAATCCCGCCTTTTCGAGGAGCCCGAACTGATGCAAAGATGCTGGGAAGTGATAGATGCTCAGGTGAGTGGTTATATTCTTATATGTGTTGCTAACTCTGACGGTCAGCATCGCCCTCGCCTGtgatcattaccctgatttgacccaggtactcattcctgAGTCGACTTCATAatacaaatcccgctgccaccagtgcgatttgaacaCCAAACTCCCACTGCGACAACTTAGCGTTCTACACCCCAAGACCGGGCGCGGACAAGGATTAACTTTAACCACTAAGACCGGGACTAATGCAGGcgaacgggggaggcgagtaccaTGGGCCATCACGGCCTGAgtactcagaagctgtagcttctcccccaccatacacacaatgCAGGCGAAAAGTCCTAGAAAAACGGGTCGATAAACTCTAATAAACTTCATGGCAATAAACTGCGGCTCCCtaagcgactaaggactcctttgccGCTAGAAGATGAATTACAAACTCCAAATTCCACATTTTTGGGGTGCTATGAAGAGGgttgtcctattttccgaggcAAACgcagtaaaacggttccttggtggaatcgAGAACTGCAATAACTCAGGGAATCCACTAAActacttctgaatcgtgcttgcaaaagcaacaagaatggagactggttaaacttccggaactcgaagcgtgaatataagaggctcattaagtgttcgaaacgagattccTTTGGGGcaaactgtgaggaactggaaggctaaAGAgacacttcaaggctgtgcagagtcttcAAAAGGGATGACCAACacgccaagttggactctcttggaagtacatcacCCAGGAGGGagagaagaagaaatatttttcaaggatgtcttgctctggactacgtgccttcctcttggtaaaaggttaaggtagtcttcatacctggaaaagatgactattctaacccAAAAagcttcagacagatcagcttgacttcattcttgctgaaaggtttggagagactggtggagtgtcacattcgtggaaacgcacttaggtcgcactcacttagtgaaaaccaacatgctcaccagcgtggaaagtcctgtgagtctgctcctcATTCTTTTGTTGCAAAGGTAGccaatggtgagtacgcgatgggggtgttcgtggacattgaacgtGGGACATACTGGAGAGAATGAAAGAGAAACTCCAAGACTGCGTAGAATCCTTAAAAAGgataagtcggccaagttggtcTCTCTTAGATAAGCGGatgatactttcacgagctccggACTGGAATCAATACAGATCCTCTtgaaagtacaccatccggaagGAAGTGGAAGGGGTAGAGTTGGCTGCCCTGCAGACCATTCAACACGAAAGTATCCAAGGGGGATTGGAACACTGCAAGAACGGTTGCTACCAACGAAAAAGTGAAAACTATAAAACTGTCCTGCAGTGTTCAATGCAACGCACCTGGTACCAATGGTAtttatccagcgatgctaaagggaTCTATACCTTCCTCCCACTCAGATCggctgctaagaaatatttttctagcgtgtcttgctctgggctacgtaccTACCTGTTGGCTGAAGGTTgagatagtcttcataccgaagcctgggaatGATGACTATTCAAACGGGAAGAACTTCGGGCAGATCAGCTTAACATGATTCTTACTGAAATGTTTGGAGGGACTGGTTGAACGTCACATTCATGGGAGGGCGCCAAAGTCGCACTCACTAAATGACAACCAACATGTTTattaacgtggaaagtcctgtgagtctgctttccattctttggtttcaaaactAGCGGATGCAACTCAGAAAGGTGAGTACTACCAGGAGGGGTGCTTGTGATCACTGGGGGGACATTTGACTGTGCGccgttccaaaaactttgtgatcccGCAAGAGAACATTGTgccgatgaaactttaattaagtggatctatgctatgctgtcGCAGGGATTGGTGTGTACTGGACAAGAAAGCTATACAGCTCCAGCGGCAAAAGGGACACGGAACCCCATTGTGCATctttcgggtagggacgaggtagaTAAGTGGTATTGGTGCCATGGAATGTCATTAAGCCATATCTTTTCTAAAAATTTTTTCTAGAGTCGCTTTGTTTCTTATAAATCTTTGTTGTCGCCGTTTCATGAAAGCCCATAAGTTCTCGATCTGGTTCAAATCTAGACGGTTTTCTGGCCAGCAGCGACTGTATATCAAGTTCCTCTTTCCAAGATCCTACCGGTGATTAAGAACCGTATTGAGGATAAAACAGACAAAAAATTTGACACGGGAAGAAAAATTTTGTTCGCCAACAATACGAGCTCTATGACACGGAATCGAATCGTCCTGAAACAttacttcatcaaagtgctcatgcAGGGCTTCTATCGTCTGAACAACGCAATCTTCGATAATTTTCTTGTACTTCTCTGCGTTGACAACACCGCTTAGAAACGAAAAACTACCAATTCTTTGGGATGTTATGCATCCCCACATCATTACTGAGGGAGAATGAGGGTCAAATctctctccttttcttcttcgcTCTGGGGACGGAATGTCAGACCCtagaaaattgaatttcgactcatcagagaacacaactcgctTCCAATCGTCcacggtcatcaaatcgttccaaTGCCCAATTCAGCCTTTTTTCGAGCGTGGCCTTCGTTAAAATAGGCTTTTTTGCTGGTCTTCCAGCTCTGAGTCCTAACTCATTCAACCGTTCTCACACTAACTGACACATTTTCCCCTTCCAGCAGTTCAGTACGTAATTGAGGAGCAGTTACAAATCTATTCCGTCCTCATAACCGCCTGGCCCGGGGAATAATGATCTATTTCCTCCCTTGTTTTCGTCCCAGACTGCCATCTCTGgcacattttttataaaaaaatttaattcttgCCTcagaacaattgatttttctccCTATTTCCCTATTACTGGTACCCCGTTCCCGCAAAACCAGAATTCGGACCTTTTCCTCAACACTTTAATCTTTTTCTTTCTCACATTTTTTCCACACAAAATTAGGGGTTTCActccctctctctctccttCCAAATCTCCAAGGAAACTGATACTGAACTAAATCTGAATATGACAATCCTTTTATGACACCAAATATTTAACTTTAAATCCCAAAAAAGACATCATTAGGCGAGACTAAATATTGTCTAGACGTAATTAAAAAGATGGAATCATAAAGGTGTTGAGTACGAATATTTTTTTGTCGGGCACTGTATCTCCACCTCACTTTCTAGTAGAGCAAATATGCATCAATTGCCGAAAATGTTGTGCGTGTTTACTTCCACCAAGCTTTCTATATAGGAACTTTGAAGCATTATTCGCTCACTAAGTCTAATAAGATCCATTGCCTTTAATTCGGGATTTTGCTCGTACAACTCCCGTCGCGATCAAAGATGTGCAAGACTTTCCCGTCTctacaaaatttcaaagaatgcaccgttagttgaatctcctgtgtatagttttcTTGGTACTGAAGTGGGTATCGATCGATATTTAACAACAAAAGCAATAGAAAGAGGTGTGCGATCACTACATACTTCTGTGGATTATGTTGGACGACTCGCTGCTATTCGAACTGGAAAATTGGCCAATACGCGAGTAAAAACGAAACATGGTTTTGCCTTTGGAAAATATGCAACGGCTTTTCgtgctgaagtgtatgcgatcccaaTCTTAATCGGCAATTGGAGTATTGGTAGCTGGCTAATGGCTAATGTTGTTATCAAAAAAAGGTGGTAGAGCCTAAATGCCGCTTGATACGCCAAAGTTTGTCCTTGGAACACTTCGATCTCTCACGTGTCCCTCAATCGATGCGTAGGTCTGCATTGGAACCTCAAAATCAATCAAACACGGGACTTCACCTGCACCTAACGAAAGATCGACACGCGACCTAAACCTggaagtgaaaataaaaaaaaatgacggCTCGAACCGTAAAACTCTTGATATCGCTCCATACATTAACAATGCCGAATCTGGCTTCCCTGTTTtgtcttaaatctggaaatgcaagtaTCTCAGCATCAAATTGAAACGGTTCTATGCCACTCTCTGCTGCTATATGGAAGCAGCACATGACAACTGACCAGAGTTATTTGAAACTTCCATGCATTCATCAACTTTTGTTTGCGTTGTGTCTTTGGAGTACTCTTTCCTGGGGCAATAATAAATTAAGAACTTGACCTGGATATTATACATAAAATAAGAAACTCCTGGGAGGATTCGATCAAAGTCCGAATTAAATGGAAATAGATCTTGCAAAATCGACAATTATCAAATATTGACTGTTGTACCAGCGGATACGACTACATAAAAATAACGAATTTTTGGCTTAAATAGCAGATTTTTATTCACCCAGCGCACATTTTCAAACATCAGACGCTACTTATCCTTCGCCTTGGGGGTAGTGTGAACATAAGTGATACCCGGGAGTAGCAACCACCTGCTTATCACTTGCTATCACGCTTGCACTCGGATTTAAAGTGAAATAGGCTTTAATGGATTATTCTTGTTCTAGACAAGATTCCTCCGACCCCCTCCTCTGCGCTCTATCTTTGAGTTCCAAAATTTTCGGTCAAATTGTGTTCTTTTTCTACACCTTGAAGGCGAACTTTGCTTCCCCTCTTGCTATGTGTACATGTTGATGACGGTCTGCTTTAAGGGCTTTCTAGACGAAAATTTGCTCCGTATGGGGTGAGActcatgaaaaaaaatcacttcaggCCCCACAAGTATATTTTTCGCTGCACAAATATCGACGTGCTAGCCATGACATGAATGGCAATCAGCCCATCGTTCTGTAATATTTGATGCGACGAACGAGtcattttcttcagcttttgtccaatTCAGAAGTGGGATTGGCTGGTCTTGATCGAGTGGGTCATTTTGCGCTGCCAaaaacctgatctggatgtagtcacgAGGCTCTCGAATCACCattgtttcagccggccttttggaTGTTTCTCATCGAAGAcatctctctcacaattttttcatgatcagtgcaaacccatatcgatcgcggatattctcatttcggatatgatcatcaCGTATTATGCCGCTAGCCcagcgcaacatctttgtctaaATCACCGCGATgcgccgtttattttttttgagagttggccaacattcagaacacTAAAGGGCGAAGGAAActggggtagatttaggatttgAGACATTCTTTAATACGCCGAtcaaaaaagaaagttatggaacgtcacttcatacaatttgttgttgttgatacgtgaagcaatttcatagcataATTCACCATTGACTAATAGCATTAATATGAGAtacttaaatcactcagttgtCGGTAAGTGGCCACCAACAGTCCAGTGCCTATTTCATTGTGTACGGTCAATAAAAattttgtctcactttaggaTAAATTGCTGGAGACCAGCTTTGTTATAAAGCGCTAGcaaaatatcatcagcatagagcAATGTGTGGCTTGGTTCACGGCAAGAAGTCTTAAACACAAGAGATTCGTCTTCCGGCGCATTACTAGAAATTGTATGGTaggaaaaaatcattgcgcatattCGACAGTCTTTGGTACCTGCGCGAGAAAAATTCTGTGCATAAGGTCTGCCGTGTATGCGATGCGGTGCACTGGCGTGCGGCCACGTGGTTGCAACCACATGGTAGCATGTATCATAACAATTCAATCAAGTAAAGTGTGACACATTttacagctgtttatggcttgtcgcATAGGGTGGGGAAAGACAGAAAAGAGAACCATCTAGGCACCATGTACACACCAATTAATGAACCATAAGATCAGGAGCCAGTTAGTTACCTCATCCCTACCCCGCAGAAACGCTATGCCCCCAAGAAATTCGACTTGCTCCTCCTTCATGTAGTCTTCATAGTTGAGCGTTATTTGAACAATGTCGCGAATACAGttttcaagaatgcattcaaaaatattcatggtgTAAGACAGCAACCgcattgaatattctgctggattgACTTTCTTTTCCTACATTTAAACGATGGTGCCTCCTTGGAAAAGCGGAAACACGAAACTTGGTCACTTCAGGCTAAAAGTAACtcagacgctgcttcagttCAGAGCAGTATCAACTCATCGGACACTGGCTCATCTATGTCTCGTACGTCCTCCTCGCCGTTTTTTAATACATGAGTGCCAAACTAAAAATTGGGAGGGCGGGGCTCAATTGGGTCGGTCCAAAATCGGACTTAGGATTCTTACATTCCCAAACAAACgaagttttgtgttttcttatgtACGGAACTACATCGACTGCTAATTGtgatctttcatttgaaaccccacacggctatattcaaaaagaaaaatgtcCCCCTCTTCGCTTATATAGAAACCCCCCTAAAGTCCACGTGAAATCATGCCACCCCCCCTAATTTTGTGGCAATTGGGCATCGAGATTAAAGAAGATATTAATGCAATCCACTCCGGATCTGTGCCTGTGCAGATGAAGTGATGTCCTTTCTCACCAATAACTGTCGAACGTATTCCGATAATGTTGCCGGTTTTAGGTTCCAGCCCCCAGTTcaaagaccccccccccccccccccccccccaaaactcAAAAGGCTTTTCTGTGCGGTTTGGTGTAGATATTGACTACAGTCAACTCAAAATTCTTCAACTATTAACACGCATAGCTTCCGTCATCAATTCGGCAGGCAGAATATAAGCAATATATTAACCTCATTTACTTTGCTACTTTATGTgctttttcatcgaattttccttttttctcccCACAGGCCGAAATGGCAATTAAATCCGAAGGCTTCGTTGACATCGATTTGAAAACATTCGAATCAATTCTCTCTCGCGAGACGCTCAACTGCAAGGAGATCCATTTATTTGAAGCAGCCTTGAATTGGGCGCATAGTGCCTGCTTAAAAATGGAAGTCGATGCAACACCACAAAACAAACGAAACGTCTTAGGCGCAGCACTCCATCTCATACGTATTCCAACCATGACACTTGAGGAATTCGCCAACGGAGTCGCACAAACTGGCATCCTAACATCACAAGAAACCATCGATACATTTCTACACTTCACGGCTAAATCAAAGCCAACACTCAATTACCCGATTAAACCGCGGGCCGGACTGAAAACTCAAGTGTGCCATAGGTTCCAGTCGTGTGCATATCGAAGCAACCAATGGCGCTATCGTGGACGATGCGATTCGATCCAATTCTCAGTTGATAGGCGTATTTTTATTGTCGGTTTCGGACTGTACGGATCATCAACCGGTGCAGCTGATTATAATGTTAAGATTGAACTGAAGCGGCAGGGACGCATCCTGGCTGAGAATGATACGAAATTCTTTTCGGACGGATCAAGCAATACATTCCATGTATTCTTCGAGAATCCGATACAAGTCGAGCCCGACTGCTTCTACACGGCATCCGTAATTCTGGACGGGAACGAGTTGAGCTTCTTCGGACAGGAGGGGATGACGGAGGTGTCCATGGGCAATGTAACGTTCCAATTTCAATGTTcgtcggaaagtacaaatggtACTGGTGTACAAGGCGGTCAAATTCCTGAGCTAATTTTCTATGGACCAACGGCCAGTTGTAACAGTATTACGAATTCAAACTGTAGTACGCCGTCAAACGGCGGAGGGGCAGCTGGCGGAACGGGCAACTGTGATGAGTAAAGATAATCTCTCTAAATATATTTTGGCTAAGACATGTCGTTAGGGGAAAGTAATAACGAAAAGAAATCGATAAATTAATGGTTTGATATTATACCGTCAAAATGGTGTTAAGACAATTGTTGATTGCCCCTCCCCTCTTACGCAGAGGGGGCAGGCGTTATAAACCGAAAATAGTTTGtttatcaaaaatataaaaaatgaaaagaaggagCAAGAAAAACAACACTTTCGTGATATTTGAACCAAATATGTATGTGAAATGAAACGGACGGAGCAACAAAGCACTTTTGGTAGATTTATACGAGTCAGATGGAAACTAGCGCGAAACCTTTTGGCAGCAAATGGACAAATCAACAGGAGTGAAAGGTGTTAATTGGTC
The window above is part of the Hermetia illucens chromosome 3, iHerIll2.2.curated.20191125, whole genome shotgun sequence genome. Proteins encoded here:
- the LOC119653220 gene encoding BTB/POZ domain-containing protein 6 isoform X2, translated to MPKWPHRLSSVLYSFESFKCKFKFLVGGFATKMAMLNVNAKLTQKAIKRNQENMPYSQIHSWMNVETLNNGSLLLSPPHNTSSSSHQRDNMQVTQPVSAPSSPLASPGAVSSSPSSFCMPSSGGGSSSTVDTADPNWQATKATVLERNAAMFNNELMADVKFVVGCDDNIQTIPAHKYILATGSSVFYAMFYGGLAENKQEIKVPDVEPSAFLTLLKYLYCDEIHLEPDNILATLYAAKKYIVPHLARACVNYLEVSLTAKNACLLLSQSRLFEEPELMQRCWEVIDAQAEMAIKSEGFVDIDLKTFESILSRETLNCKEIHLFEAALNWAHSACLKMEVDATPQNKRNVLGAALHLIRIPTMTLEEFANGVAQTGILTSQETIDTFLHFTAKSKPTLNYPIKPRAGLKTQVCHRFQSCAYRSNQWRYRGRCDSIQFSVDRRIFIVGFGLYGSSTGAADYNVKIELKRQGRILAENDTKFFSDGSSNTFHVFFENPIQVEPDCFYTASVILDGNELSFFGQEGMTEVSMGNVTFQFQCSSESTNGTGVQGGQIPELIFYGPTASCNSITNSNCSTPSNGGGAAGGTGNCDE
- the LOC119653220 gene encoding BTB/POZ domain-containing protein 6 isoform X1 produces the protein MTEAFATNLGSHLGRHLLYWAITQSDFWYFADRCADLVNKFHDPLERGVQVLDHLLTLEEEEVAYGGGGNQQHPQPEQQWELHRHPHVQIFRENRQVIRNVIVEDEEDYHMERNRRMETLNNGSLLLSPPHNTSSSSHQRDNMQVTQPVSAPSSPLASPGAVSSSPSSFCMPSSGGGSSSTVDTADPNWQATKATVLERNAAMFNNELMADVKFVVGCDDNIQTIPAHKYILATGSSVFYAMFYGGLAENKQEIKVPDVEPSAFLTLLKYLYCDEIHLEPDNILATLYAAKKYIVPHLARACVNYLEVSLTAKNACLLLSQSRLFEEPELMQRCWEVIDAQAEMAIKSEGFVDIDLKTFESILSRETLNCKEIHLFEAALNWAHSACLKMEVDATPQNKRNVLGAALHLIRIPTMTLEEFANGVAQTGILTSQETIDTFLHFTAKSKPTLNYPIKPRAGLKTQVCHRFQSCAYRSNQWRYRGRCDSIQFSVDRRIFIVGFGLYGSSTGAADYNVKIELKRQGRILAENDTKFFSDGSSNTFHVFFENPIQVEPDCFYTASVILDGNELSFFGQEGMTEVSMGNVTFQFQCSSESTNGTGVQGGQIPELIFYGPTASCNSITNSNCSTPSNGGGAAGGTGNCDE